Proteins encoded within one genomic window of Pseudalkalibacillus sp. SCS-8:
- a CDS encoding glycosyltransferase family 2 protein, which translates to MGAKKKVLIGCPIHQKPEILKLFLKSLQTLYLSELEISYLLIDDNKNKESSDLLLDFKNNNERVEILQSVLVDEYICDDITHRWNEKLIWKVAFFKNWMIEEANNHEVDFLFLLDSDILLHPNTLKHLINCEKDIISEVFWTKWQPESAPQPQVWLIDEYTQWRQERGENLSEEEINDRYQAFMDMLRKPGVYEVGGLGACTLISKKAFSSGVNFDPIYNLSFWGEDRHFCIRAAALGFTLFVDTAYPAFHVYRETDLEEGKHFLKRTNCEEGFPNINLISESEPKITLSMVIKNESGKFLRRVLQEHIHYIDEAVIIDDGSTDDSAEICREVLSDFPVRLIQNSQSKFNKEIDLRKQQWIETIRSEPEWILNLDADEMFEPKFKDEIRPLLRTTPYDVLSFRLFDFWSDTHYREDQYWKAHLGYRPLLIRFNKDFDYKWKEAPVHCGRFPSNIFSLYNGLSDLRLKHLGWMRPEDRLEKYKRYMEADPKGIYGSLEQYLSILDENPHLVKWKEY; encoded by the coding sequence ATGGGTGCTAAAAAGAAAGTGTTGATCGGTTGCCCTATCCATCAGAAACCTGAAATTTTGAAACTCTTTCTAAAATCTCTTCAAACGTTGTATCTTTCAGAACTAGAGATTAGCTACCTACTCATTGATGATAATAAAAACAAAGAATCGAGCGATTTGTTGTTAGATTTCAAGAACAATAATGAGCGCGTCGAAATCCTACAATCAGTCCTAGTTGATGAATATATATGTGATGACATAACCCATCGGTGGAATGAGAAACTCATATGGAAGGTTGCTTTCTTTAAGAATTGGATGATAGAAGAAGCGAATAATCATGAAGTCGATTTCCTTTTTTTGCTTGATTCGGATATCCTGTTACATCCCAATACCTTAAAACACCTTATTAATTGTGAAAAAGATATCATTTCTGAAGTGTTTTGGACTAAATGGCAGCCTGAATCCGCTCCCCAGCCTCAGGTTTGGTTAATAGACGAATATACCCAATGGAGACAAGAACGTGGGGAGAACCTATCAGAAGAAGAAATCAATGACAGGTATCAAGCATTCATGGATATGCTTCGAAAACCAGGAGTTTATGAAGTCGGAGGCTTGGGGGCTTGTACGCTGATTAGTAAAAAGGCGTTCAGCTCTGGAGTGAACTTCGATCCGATCTACAATCTTTCCTTTTGGGGTGAGGACCGACATTTCTGTATTCGAGCAGCTGCTTTAGGTTTTACCTTATTTGTCGATACGGCTTACCCTGCCTTCCATGTATATAGAGAAACGGATCTTGAAGAAGGGAAGCACTTTCTGAAACGAACAAATTGTGAAGAAGGTTTTCCCAATATAAATTTGATAAGTGAAAGTGAGCCGAAGATAACCTTATCTATGGTTATCAAAAATGAAAGTGGAAAATTCTTAAGGAGAGTATTGCAAGAACATATTCATTACATTGATGAGGCAGTCATCATTGATGATGGAAGTACAGATGATTCAGCGGAAATTTGCAGGGAGGTATTAAGTGACTTTCCTGTTCGACTAATACAGAATTCACAATCGAAATTTAATAAGGAAATTGATCTAAGAAAACAACAATGGATAGAAACGATCCGGTCAGAACCTGAATGGATTTTAAACTTAGATGCAGATGAAATGTTTGAACCAAAGTTTAAGGATGAAATCAGACCTCTGTTACGAACTACTCCTTACGATGTATTATCCTTCCGTCTTTTCGATTTTTGGAGTGACACTCATTATCGTGAGGATCAATATTGGAAAGCACATTTGGGATACCGTCCATTATTAATTCGCTTTAACAAGGATTTCGACTATAAATGGAAAGAGGCTCCTGTACACTGTGGCAGATTTCCTAGCAACATCTTTTCTCTATACAATGGTCTTTCCGACTTGCGTCTAAAACATCTAGGATGGATGAGGCCGGAGGACCGTCTTGAAAAATATAAACGCTATATGGAAGCTGACCCTAAAGGGATTTATGGATCCCTTGAACAATATTTGTCTATCTTAGATGAAAATCCTCACTTGGTGAAATGGAAAGAATATTAA
- a CDS encoding DoxX family protein, whose protein sequence is MDIALLLLRVVFGVTFAAHGTQKLFGWFGGHGLAGTGGFFESIGIKPGYTMALIAGAGELIGGLLIAFGFLTQLGAVLMIVPMIVAIMKVHGKNGYWISEGGIEYNIAIIAVAIAIGLAGPGMYSLDAIF, encoded by the coding sequence ATGGATATAGCACTACTACTATTACGAGTCGTCTTTGGGGTGACCTTTGCAGCTCACGGGACACAAAAGCTATTCGGCTGGTTTGGCGGTCATGGTTTGGCTGGAACAGGTGGTTTTTTCGAATCGATCGGTATTAAACCAGGCTATACAATGGCATTAATTGCAGGGGCTGGAGAGTTGATTGGTGGATTGCTTATCGCCTTTGGTTTCCTTACTCAACTCGGGGCTGTTTTGATGATCGTACCGATGATTGTTGCCATCATGAAAGTCCACGGAAAGAATGGCTATTGGATTTCGGAAGGTGGAATAGAATACAACATTGCCATCATAGCAGTGGCAATTGCAATCGGTCTTGCTGGACCAGGTATGTATTCGTTGGATGCGATATTTTAA
- a CDS encoding manganese catalase family protein → MWVYEKKLQYPVKVSTCNPRLAKYLIEQYGGADGELAAALRYLNQRYTIPDKVVGLLTDIGTEEFAHLEMIATMIYKLTKDATPEQMKEAGLGEHYANHDGALFYSNAAGVPWSASYIAAKGDPIADLYEDIAAEEKARATYQWIINMSDDTDLNDSLSFLREREIVHSQRFREAVEILKEERDRKKIF, encoded by the coding sequence ATGTGGGTATATGAGAAGAAATTACAATATCCGGTGAAAGTGAGTACATGCAATCCTCGTTTAGCGAAATATCTTATTGAGCAATATGGTGGAGCTGACGGAGAGCTGGCTGCCGCGTTACGTTACTTGAACCAGCGATATACCATCCCCGATAAGGTAGTGGGTTTGCTGACCGATATCGGTACAGAGGAATTTGCCCATCTTGAAATGATTGCGACGATGATTTATAAACTCACTAAGGATGCAACGCCAGAACAAATGAAGGAAGCAGGCTTAGGGGAGCATTATGCAAACCATGACGGCGCCTTATTTTATAGTAATGCCGCGGGTGTCCCATGGTCAGCTAGCTACATTGCAGCCAAGGGGGATCCGATCGCTGATCTGTACGAGGACATTGCAGCGGAGGAGAAAGCAAGGGCTACATATCAATGGATCATCAATATGAGTGATGATACTGATTTGAATGATAGTCTCAGCTTTTTACGGGAAAGAGAAATCGTCCATTCCCAACGATTCCGGGAAGCTGTAGAAATCTTAAAAGAAGAACGAGATCGGAAAAAGATTTTTTAA
- a CDS encoding PAS domain S-box protein: MDTPLIEGITKEYLQNIIQNVNGMIFTFHKTDDGRFIHTFCEGKLLKKMNLTTEQIVGNELKAFMPQKSANAKGKLYERAWGGEAFSYEGFDRNVSYIVTLSPVRENGEVVQVIGTCIDIQDRKEKENDLEMNREHLKSFFTYNPDPIFSLDSNGYFTSVNEAGEIMTGHSENQMKKSTFLPYITPDYKANAITNFHRVMQGESLTFRSAIMNARDERIELRVTAVPIVVQGKIKGVYGIARNITEQLEYRAALEQSEERYRNLVENSPIAIAVNVNDQLRYTNPAFVKLFQARDRNELIGRSKWTLIPEQYHDCIATLEETLENLEFHYKRREGKILRLDDKQIDVEMTAMPIHFEGEKGILVMLSNISERKKIEKEVKRISQQNEMILNTAGDGILSITSDLTINFANLAALDLLGYEKEELIGQPVSLLFNPSKKLDKFDDSTKNWAVYKERNQWIQRKEEQPILADITITPILEDEERNGTVLVIKDITQQKKLDELMIRSDKLSVLGELAAGIAHEIRNPLTSLKGFIQLIQSITDNRYDDYCTIMLDELERVNGIVGEFLMLAKPQHSALSKANPTQLLQEVVSFLNSEAIMHNVNIHEDYSTDTASILAESSQLKQVFINLLKNAIESMEQGGNIYISIVEDSNNMVKITIQDEGCGIEEQRLKTLGQPFYTTKERGTGLGLMICYKIIEHHNGKLTFMSKLNVGTIVEILLPLEFSNESV, translated from the coding sequence ATGGATACACCACTCATAGAAGGAATCACAAAAGAGTATCTGCAAAATATCATTCAAAATGTGAACGGTATGATTTTCACCTTCCATAAGACGGACGACGGTCGTTTCATCCATACATTTTGTGAAGGAAAACTACTTAAAAAGATGAACTTGACTACAGAGCAGATTGTTGGAAATGAATTGAAAGCCTTCATGCCACAAAAGTCTGCTAATGCAAAAGGGAAGCTTTATGAACGCGCATGGGGCGGTGAAGCTTTCTCTTATGAAGGATTCGACCGGAATGTGTCCTATATTGTTACGTTAAGTCCTGTGCGTGAAAATGGAGAAGTTGTCCAAGTCATTGGCACCTGCATTGATATACAGGACCGGAAAGAGAAAGAGAATGATCTCGAAATGAATCGGGAGCATCTTAAATCGTTCTTTACGTATAACCCTGACCCCATTTTCTCCCTGGACAGCAATGGCTATTTTACGAGTGTAAATGAAGCAGGGGAAATCATGACCGGTCATAGTGAAAATCAAATGAAAAAGAGTACTTTCCTCCCTTATATCACCCCTGACTACAAGGCTAACGCAATTACAAACTTCCATAGAGTCATGCAAGGAGAATCACTTACATTCAGGAGTGCAATCATGAATGCAAGAGACGAGCGGATTGAATTGAGAGTGACGGCTGTTCCGATTGTCGTACAAGGAAAAATCAAAGGAGTATATGGCATCGCTCGAAATATTACCGAACAATTGGAATATCGTGCTGCACTTGAACAAAGTGAAGAGCGGTATCGGAATCTTGTTGAAAACTCGCCTATTGCCATCGCCGTTAATGTTAATGATCAGTTGAGATATACAAATCCAGCATTCGTCAAACTGTTTCAAGCTAGGGACAGGAATGAACTGATTGGACGGTCGAAATGGACACTGATCCCTGAACAATATCATGATTGCATCGCTACTCTCGAAGAGACTCTAGAAAATCTTGAATTCCATTATAAACGGAGAGAAGGAAAAATCTTACGTTTGGATGACAAACAAATTGACGTGGAAATGACTGCAATGCCGATTCATTTTGAAGGGGAAAAAGGAATTCTCGTCATGCTGTCTAACATCAGTGAACGGAAAAAAATCGAAAAAGAAGTAAAACGGATCAGTCAACAGAACGAAATGATCCTTAATACTGCCGGAGATGGCATACTAAGTATCACAAGCGATCTTACAATCAACTTCGCAAATCTCGCAGCTCTCGACCTACTCGGTTATGAGAAGGAAGAGTTGATTGGACAACCTGTTTCCCTCCTTTTCAATCCATCGAAGAAATTAGATAAATTTGATGATTCTACGAAAAACTGGGCGGTCTATAAAGAACGGAACCAATGGATTCAACGAAAGGAAGAACAGCCGATTCTTGCGGATATCACCATCACACCCATATTGGAAGACGAAGAACGCAATGGTACAGTACTCGTCATTAAAGATATCACGCAACAAAAAAAGCTGGATGAATTGATGATCCGTTCCGATAAGTTATCTGTCCTAGGGGAACTTGCGGCAGGAATCGCGCACGAAATTCGAAATCCACTTACTTCCTTAAAAGGCTTCATCCAATTGATCCAATCCATAACTGATAATCGTTATGATGATTATTGCACGATTATGCTGGATGAGCTTGAACGGGTCAATGGCATCGTGGGTGAGTTTCTTATGCTTGCAAAGCCCCAGCACTCAGCATTATCAAAAGCGAATCCGACACAGCTATTGCAAGAGGTCGTTTCTTTCCTAAACTCGGAAGCGATCATGCATAATGTCAATATCCATGAGGACTATTCAACGGATACCGCATCGATACTTGCAGAAAGCAGTCAACTGAAACAGGTATTCATCAATTTATTGAAAAATGCCATCGAATCGATGGAGCAAGGTGGTAATATCTACATCTCCATAGTTGAAGATTCGAATAATATGGTGAAAATCACCATTCAAGATGAAGGCTGTGGAATTGAAGAACAGCGTCTGAAAACGCTGGGACAACCGTTCTACACGACAAAAGAACGTGGCACTGGTTTAGGCTTGATGATCTGTTACAAGATCATCGAACATCACAATGGAAAACTGACTTTCATGAGTAAACTTAATGTCGGCACGATTGTAGAAATCCTACTCCCCCTCGAATTTTCCAACGAAAGCGTTTAA
- a CDS encoding collagen-like protein encodes MNGGGQIEFCLHCKPVNLFSTCVRCFHCGCQCYERHLFFHPTIEYYFYICCSCRFLHCTPCPIPPRKGKTGPTGPTGATGATGATGPAGGTVIVTSTGATGKTGATGATGATGTTGSTGATGTPGAIIVVSMTGATGATGATGPTGATGDTGTTGATGATGATGEVGAQGEKGDTGATGATGATGEVGAQGEKGDTGATGGTGATGEVGAQGEKGDTGATGATGATGEVGAQGEKGDTGATGATGATGEVGAQGEKGDTGATGATGATGEVGAQGEKGDTGATGATGATGEVGAQGEKGDTGATGATGATGEVGAQGEKGDTGATGATGATGEVGAQGEKGDTGATGATGATGEVGAQGEKGDTGATGATGATGEVGAQGEKGDTGATGATGATGEVGAQGEKGDTGATGATGATGEVGAQGEKGDTGATGATGATGEVGAQGEKGDTGATGATGATGATGEIGAQGEKGDTGATGATGATGEVGAQGEKGDTGATGATGVTGEVGAQGEKGATGATGATGEVGAQGEKGDTGATGATGATGEVGAQGEKGDTGATGATGATGEVGAQGEKGDTGATGATGATGEVGAQGEKGDTGATGATGATGEVGAQGEKGDTGATGATGEVGAQGEKGATGATGATGTTGATGATGPTGSTGITGATGPTGRTGNTGSTGATGATGPTGATGTAGEAGPKGATGATGPTGATGEVGERGPRGPQGEQGPTGATGATGPTGATGATGATGPTGATGATGATGPTGATGTTGSNGPTGPTGATGPTGPTGATGATGASASNQFFYSYHTGTEAVASGGSVTFDFNGPSNGGAVSHTAGTDTFTLNETGTYRAIWRLSVMEANQFALHLNGTPLAGSRYGVGTLSSNYGTTTFSANAGDTLTLVNDTSTGGSVTLSNSMGGDTDGTSASITIFKLV; translated from the coding sequence ATGAATGGTGGAGGGCAAATTGAGTTTTGTTTACATTGTAAACCAGTCAACCTATTCAGTACATGTGTAAGGTGTTTTCATTGTGGATGCCAGTGTTATGAAAGACATTTATTCTTTCATCCTACAATCGAATATTATTTCTATATTTGTTGTTCTTGCCGATTTCTTCATTGCACTCCATGCCCTATACCTCCTAGAAAAGGTAAAACAGGACCTACTGGGCCAACAGGAGCAACTGGAGCTACAGGAGCAACTGGACCAGCAGGTGGAACGGTTATTGTCACTTCGACTGGTGCAACAGGAAAAACAGGAGCAACTGGAGCAACAGGTGCTACAGGAACAACAGGATCGACTGGAGCCACTGGGACGCCAGGTGCAATTATCGTAGTAAGTATGACCGGTGCAACTGGAGCCACTGGAGCCACTGGACCTACAGGTGCAACGGGAGACACAGGGACAACCGGAGCAACCGGAGCCACCGGAGCGACCGGAGAAGTCGGAGCCCAAGGAGAAAAAGGGGACACTGGAGCGACTGGTGCTACTGGAGCCACAGGAGAAGTCGGAGCCCAGGGAGAAAAAGGAGACACCGGTGCCACAGGGGGCACTGGAGCGACCGGAGAAGTCGGAGCCCAGGGTGAAAAAGGAGATACCGGAGCCACCGGGGCCACCGGAGCGACCGGAGAAGTCGGAGCCCAAGGTGAAAAAGGAGATACCGGAGCGACTGGTGCAACAGGTGCGACCGGAGAAGTCGGAGCCCAAGGAGAAAAAGGGGACACGGGAGCAACAGGGGCTACTGGAGCAACGGGAGAGGTCGGAGCCCAAGGTGAAAAAGGAGATACCGGAGCGACTGGTGCTACAGGAGCGACCGGAGAAGTCGGAGCCCAAGGAGAAAAAGGGGACACCGGTGCGACAGGAGCAACTGGTGCGACCGGAGAAGTCGGAGCCCAAGGAGAAAAAGGGGACACCGGTGCGACAGGAGCAACTGGTGCGACCGGAGAAGTCGGAGCCCAGGGAGAAAAAGGGGACACCGGTGCGACAGGAGCAACCGGAGCGACCGGAGAAGTCGGAGCCCAGGGTGAAAAAGGGGACACTGGTGCGACAGGAGCAACCGGAGCGACCGGAGAAGTTGGAGCCCAGGGAGAAAAAGGGGACACCGGAGCGACTGGTGCTACTGGAGCAACGGGAGAAGTCGGAGCGCAAGGTGAAAAAGGGGACACCGGAGCGACAGGAGCTACTGGAGCAACGGGAGAAGTCGGAGCCCAAGGAGAAAAAGGAGACACCGGAGCGACAGGAGCTACTGGAGCAACGGGAGAAGTTGGAGCCCAGGGAGAAAAAGGGGACACCGGAGCGACTGGTGCTACTGGAGCTACTGGAGCCACCGGAGAAATCGGAGCCCAGGGAGAAAAAGGAGACACCGGAGCGACAGGGGCAACCGGCGCGACAGGAGAAGTCGGAGCGCAAGGTGAAAAAGGAGATACCGGAGCGACTGGTGCTACTGGAGTGACCGGAGAAGTCGGAGCACAAGGTGAAAAAGGAGCCACCGGGGCAACGGGAGCCACCGGGGAAGTCGGAGCGCAAGGAGAAAAAGGAGACACCGGAGCAACAGGGGCTACTGGAGCAACGGGAGAAGTCGGAGCGCAAGGAGAAAAAGGAGACACCGGAGCAACAGGAGCAACCGGCGCGACCGGAGAAGTCGGAGCCCAGGGAGAAAAAGGGGACACGGGAGCGACAGGAGCCACAGGGGCAACCGGAGAAGTCGGAGCGCAAGGAGAAAAAGGGGATACCGGAGCGACTGGTGCTACTGGAGCGACCGGAGAAGTTGGAGCGCAAGGAGAAAAAGGAGACACCGGAGCAACGGGAGCCACCGGAGAGGTCGGAGCTCAGGGAGAAAAAGGGGCCACGGGAGCTACAGGGGCAACAGGAACCACAGGAGCTACAGGGGCAACTGGACCAACGGGCTCAACTGGTATAACCGGAGCGACAGGACCTACTGGGCGAACAGGGAATACTGGATCAACCGGAGCCACAGGAGCGACAGGCCCAACAGGAGCTACAGGAACAGCAGGAGAGGCTGGACCGAAAGGAGCAACAGGAGCAACAGGCCCAACAGGAGCTACAGGGGAGGTTGGAGAAAGAGGTCCAAGAGGTCCACAAGGAGAACAAGGCCCAACAGGAGCCACTGGGGCAACCGGACCGACTGGAGCAACAGGAGCCACTGGGGCAACCGGACCGACTGGCGCAACAGGAGCCACTGGGGCAACCGGACCGACTGGCGCCACTGGAACAACAGGCTCAAATGGGCCAACTGGTCCAACTGGAGCAACCGGTCCCACAGGTCCGACCGGGGCAACGGGAGCGACAGGTGCTTCAGCTAGCAACCAATTTTTTTACTCCTATCATACTGGGACAGAAGCTGTTGCAAGTGGAGGATCAGTGACCTTTGATTTTAATGGTCCAAGTAATGGGGGAGCAGTGAGCCACACTGCAGGCACAGATACGTTCACCTTGAACGAAACGGGTACTTATAGGGCGATCTGGCGTTTATCTGTAATGGAAGCGAACCAATTTGCCTTACACCTAAATGGAACTCCTCTCGCTGGAAGTCGATACGGAGTAGGGACGCTTTCCTCGAACTACGGTACGACTACCTTTTCTGCTAATGCTGGAGACACCCTCACCCTTGTAAATGACACATCTACCGGGGGGAGTGTGACCCTGTCGAACAGTATGGGCGGGGATACCGACGGGACGTCTGCATCGATTACCATTTTCAAGTTGGTTTAA
- a CDS encoding TerC family protein — MESLWLEYAWTLLILVGLEGLLSADNALVMAVMVKHLPKEQRKKALFYGILGAFVFRFAALFLITFLVNVWQVQAIGAAYLIYIGVKHLYKQRKKNQEEDEVGKVGQNVDKKGFWKTVIQVELADIAFAVDSILAAVALAIALPETPLPAIGGMDGGQFAVIFLGGLIGLLLIRTAATYISKVLKKRPGLETAAYLIVIWVGVKLVIHTIAHPNIGWIDEHFTHSVGWKLTFYGILIAIAIGGWVLSGQNKETENKGRRSTNRPENA, encoded by the coding sequence GTGGAATCTTTATGGTTAGAGTATGCTTGGACCCTTTTAATCCTTGTTGGGCTTGAAGGCTTGCTATCTGCTGACAACGCACTCGTCATGGCTGTTATGGTAAAACATCTTCCGAAAGAACAACGGAAGAAAGCACTCTTTTATGGCATACTAGGAGCCTTCGTCTTCCGATTTGCAGCCCTATTCCTCATTACATTCCTCGTCAATGTTTGGCAGGTGCAAGCAATCGGTGCAGCGTACTTGATTTATATCGGTGTGAAACATCTTTATAAACAACGGAAAAAGAACCAGGAAGAAGATGAAGTCGGCAAAGTTGGACAGAACGTCGACAAAAAAGGGTTTTGGAAAACCGTTATCCAAGTCGAGCTTGCAGATATCGCGTTTGCTGTGGATTCCATTCTTGCAGCAGTCGCGCTGGCCATCGCCTTGCCTGAAACACCACTTCCAGCGATAGGTGGTATGGACGGTGGACAATTTGCGGTCATCTTCCTCGGAGGTCTCATCGGTCTGTTGCTGATTCGTACAGCAGCAACCTATATATCCAAAGTATTGAAGAAGCGCCCAGGGCTCGAAACAGCGGCTTACTTGATTGTTATCTGGGTAGGTGTGAAGCTTGTCATTCATACAATCGCCCATCCTAATATTGGCTGGATTGATGAACACTTCACCCACAGCGTAGGCTGGAAATTGACCTTCTATGGTATCTTGATTGCAATCGCGATCGGTGGATGGGTCCTCTCAGGACAGAATAAAGAAACAGAGAACAAAGGTAGAAGGTCGACGAATCGACCAGAAAATGCTTAA
- a CDS encoding glycosyltransferase, with protein MVSISLCMIVKDEEATIERCLNSVKDVVDEINIVDTGSTDRTKEIVSKYTERVYDFKWENHFAKARNFSFERATKEYILWLDADDVFLEEERRKLAELKENLDPSIDSVTMKYILGMDENGNITSVIRRNRLVKRSNGFKWHGMVHEYLEVGGNILNSDISLTHLSEKHDHDRNLLIYEQQLKEGNPLTIRDLFYYANELKDHQQYEKAIDYYEKFLSSGKGWVEDNIVACGRLADCYHHMGNHEKELDAVLHSFKYDIPRPEFCCRLGYHFLNKEEYHTAIHWYKQAIQCEVDDENWGFKSPSFNTWLPNLQLCVCYDRIGDYDMAYHHNEIASQYRPNDPSILHNKTYLESILFTSNVNAGSADGC; from the coding sequence ATGGTTTCAATCAGTTTATGTATGATCGTGAAAGACGAAGAGGCAACGATTGAGAGATGTTTGAACTCCGTCAAAGATGTCGTGGATGAAATCAATATCGTTGATACAGGCTCGACTGACCGTACCAAAGAAATCGTTTCCAAATATACAGAGAGGGTTTACGATTTCAAATGGGAAAATCATTTCGCTAAAGCACGAAACTTTTCTTTTGAACGAGCAACCAAAGAGTACATCTTGTGGCTGGATGCGGATGATGTATTTCTAGAAGAAGAACGAAGAAAACTAGCGGAACTGAAAGAGAACCTTGATCCTTCAATTGATTCTGTAACAATGAAATATATTCTCGGTATGGATGAGAATGGCAATATCACCTCGGTCATAAGAAGGAACCGACTCGTAAAAAGGTCAAACGGTTTCAAGTGGCATGGGATGGTACATGAGTACTTGGAGGTGGGGGGAAACATCCTTAACAGTGATATCTCATTGACCCACCTGAGTGAAAAACATGATCATGACCGAAATCTCTTGATCTATGAACAACAATTGAAGGAAGGAAATCCGTTAACAATTCGTGATTTGTTTTATTATGCAAATGAGCTGAAGGATCACCAACAGTATGAAAAAGCGATTGACTACTATGAGAAGTTCCTTTCATCAGGGAAAGGGTGGGTAGAAGACAATATTGTCGCATGTGGAAGACTCGCAGATTGCTACCATCATATGGGGAATCATGAAAAAGAATTGGATGCTGTCTTACACTCCTTCAAGTATGATATCCCTAGACCGGAGTTCTGCTGTAGACTAGGATACCATTTTTTAAACAAGGAAGAATATCATACTGCCATCCATTGGTATAAACAAGCCATTCAATGTGAAGTTGATGATGAGAATTGGGGATTCAAATCTCCCTCCTTTAATACATGGCTTCCGAATTTACAGCTTTGTGTTTGTTATGACCGGATTGGTGACTATGATATGGCTTACCATCATAATGAAATTGCATCCCAATATAGACCCAACGATCCATCTATCCTTCATAATAAGACCTACCTGGAATCAATATTGTTTACATCGAATGTGAATGCAGGGTCTGCAGATGGGTGCTAA
- a CDS encoding spore coat protein CotJB gives MTERMSEEFYKWMQQLQEVDFVLVELTLYLDTHPEDYQAIQQYNEYAQKSKTLRQQIEQKYGPLMQYGQSYSGYPWNWNKPPWPWQM, from the coding sequence ATGACGGAGCGGATGTCTGAGGAGTTCTACAAATGGATGCAACAACTTCAAGAGGTGGATTTCGTGTTAGTTGAGTTGACCCTCTATTTGGATACCCATCCAGAGGATTATCAAGCCATCCAACAATACAATGAATACGCTCAAAAAAGTAAGACGCTTCGTCAGCAAATCGAGCAAAAGTATGGACCGCTTATGCAATACGGTCAAAGCTATTCAGGCTATCCGTGGAATTGGAATAAACCTCCATGGCCCTGGCAAATGTAA
- the map gene encoding type I methionyl aminopeptidase, which translates to MIILFTSLKTKEEVERMHEAGRLLSDCHKEIKKLIRPGVTTMEIDAFVEEYLKKHGATAEQKGYQGYPYATCASVNDVVCHGFPTTDPLKDGDIVTIDFVVNLNGWLADSAWSYAVGSISEEAADLIDAAEKALYKGIEQAKVGNRIGHIANAIETYANERGYSVVKDFIGHGIGQTIHEFPMVPHFGPIEQGPVLKEGMVITIEPMLNCGEYFVYVEEDGWTARTVDGELSAQFEHTVAITKKGPIVLTNQYR; encoded by the coding sequence ATGATCATTCTGTTTACCTCATTGAAAACCAAAGAGGAAGTTGAACGGATGCATGAAGCTGGTAGGCTTTTAAGCGACTGCCATAAAGAAATTAAAAAGTTAATCCGCCCAGGCGTAACGACCATGGAAATTGACGCATTTGTGGAAGAGTACCTTAAAAAACATGGTGCAACAGCTGAACAAAAAGGCTATCAAGGTTATCCTTATGCAACTTGTGCGTCAGTCAATGATGTGGTGTGCCATGGCTTTCCAACTACAGACCCGTTGAAAGATGGGGATATCGTTACGATTGATTTTGTGGTGAATTTGAATGGATGGTTAGCTGATTCCGCGTGGTCCTATGCAGTGGGAAGCATAAGCGAAGAAGCTGCAGATCTTATTGATGCAGCAGAAAAGGCGCTTTACAAAGGAATTGAACAAGCGAAGGTAGGGAATCGGATTGGTCATATTGCCAATGCAATTGAGACTTATGCGAATGAGAGGGGCTATTCAGTCGTAAAGGATTTCATCGGTCATGGGATAGGTCAAACCATTCATGAGTTTCCTATGGTGCCTCATTTTGGTCCTATTGAGCAGGGGCCGGTTTTGAAAGAGGGTATGGTTATTACGATTGAACCGATGTTGAATTGTGGGGAGTATTTTGTGTATGTAGAGGAGGATGGTTGGACGGCGCGTACGGTTGATGGAGAGCTTTCAGCGCAGTTTGAGCATACGGTTGCGATTACGAAGAAGGGGCCAATCGTGTTGACGAATCAATATCGTTGA
- a CDS encoding spore coat associated protein CotJA, which translates to MYTFRKSYHPYVGPFDPCPPIRVKYYETPPNLYLGYQPYGLQQFDPCTALKKGTLWPALYAPYTNPYKNRKEGSANDGADV; encoded by the coding sequence ATGTATACGTTTCGGAAGTCTTATCATCCTTATGTAGGGCCATTCGATCCTTGTCCGCCAATTCGCGTGAAGTATTATGAAACACCCCCAAATCTGTATTTAGGTTATCAACCTTATGGTCTTCAGCAGTTTGATCCTTGTACAGCATTGAAGAAAGGTACACTTTGGCCTGCATTGTATGCTCCTTACACCAATCCATATAAGAATAGGAAGGAAGGTAGCGCCAATGACGGAGCGGATGTCTGA